A window from Triticum aestivum cultivar Chinese Spring chromosome 6D, IWGSC CS RefSeq v2.1, whole genome shotgun sequence encodes these proteins:
- the LOC123145678 gene encoding WAT1-related protein At1g21890 isoform X2 encodes MGMGWKVLSDVKPYLAMVLLQVGFAGMYIIAVASLKAGMSHFVLVVYRNLVATAVMAPFALYFERGQRPKMTITIFLKIMGLAFLEPVIDQNLYFMGAKLTSAGFATALVNILPAVTFVLALLLRMEKVRLRSLHSQAKIAGTVLTVAGAVLMVLYHGPIVQFPWTKGQHHATASGQGAGGAADARDWLNGTIMVIIACVAWACFFILQSNTLRSYPAELSLTVLICGMGSLMSGAIALVAERANTQAWVIGFDMRLFTAVYAGIVCSGVAYYVQGIVSRQRGPVFVTAFNPLCMIITAVMGSIILKEEINLGSVIGAAIIVGGLYFLIWGKSKDEISKAGGSSKGAGQGSGSGKQELRNGNGGGHVFGVETPAANGHY; translated from the exons atgggtATGGGGTGGAAAGTTCTGAGCGATGTGAAGCCGTACCTGGCGATGGTGCTGCTGCAGGTGGGGTTCGCCGGCATGTACATCATCGCCGTGGCGTCCCTCAAGGCCGGGATGAGCCACTTCGTCCTCGTCGTCTACCGTAACCTCGTCGCCACCGCCGTCATGGCCCCCTTCGCCCTCTACTTCGAGAG GGGACAGAGGCCAAAGATGACAATCACCATCTTCCTCAAGATCATGGGGCTCGCATTCCTCGA GCCTGTGATTGACCAGAACCTGTACTTCATGGGGGCGAAGCTCACCTCGGCGGGATTCGCGACGGCACTCGTCAACATCCTCCCGGCCGTCACCTTCGTCCTGGCCCTCCTCCTGCGCATGGAGAAGGTGCGGCTGCGGAGCCTCCACAGCCAGGCCAAGATCGCTGGCACGGTCCTCACGGTGGCCGGCGCGGTGCTGATGGTACTGTACCACGGCCCCATCGTGCAGTTCCCGTGGACCAAGGGCCAGCACCACGCCACCGCCAGTGGCCAGGGCGCCGGCGGCGCAGCCGACGCGCGGGACTGGCTGAACGGGACTATCATGGTCATCATCGCCTGCGTGGCCTGGGCGTGCTTCTTCATCCTCCAGTCCAACACCCTCAGGAGCTACCCGGCGGAGCTGTCGCTCACCGTGCTCATCTGCGGCATGGGATCCCTCATGAGCGGCGCCATCGCCCTCGTCGCCGAGCGCGCCAACACTCAGGCCTGGGTTATCGGCTTCGACATGCGCCTCTTCACCGCCGTCTACGCCGGCATAGTGTGCTCCGGCGTGGCATACTACGTGCAGGGCATCGTGTCGAGGCAAAGGGGCCCGGTGTTCGTCACGGCATTCAACCCACTCTGCATGATCATAACCGCCGTCATGGGCTCCATCATTCTCAAGGAGGAGATCAATCTCGGAAG TGTGATTGGTGCAGCTATCATTGTTGGAGGCCTCTACTTTCTCATCTGGGGCAAGAGCAAGGACGAGATCAGCAAAGCCGGCGGCAGCAGCAAGGGCGC CGGCcagggcagcggcagcggcaagcaaGAGCTCCGCAACGGCAACGGCGGCGGCCATGTCTTCGGCGTGGAGACGCCGGCAGCCAATGGCCACTACTAG
- the LOC123145678 gene encoding WAT1-related protein At1g21890 isoform X1, which produces MGMGWKVLSDVKPYLAMVLLQVGFAGMYIIAVASLKAGMSHFVLVVYRNLVATAVMAPFALYFERGQRPKMTITIFLKIMGLAFLEPVIDQNLYFMGAKLTSAGFATALVNILPAVTFVLALLLRMEKVRLRSLHSQAKIAGTVLTVAGAVLMVLYHGPIVQFPWTKGQHHATASGQGAGGAADARDWLNGTIMVIIACVAWACFFILQSNTLRSYPAELSLTVLICGMGSLMSGAIALVAERANTQAWVIGFDMRLFTAVYAGIVCSGVAYYVQGIVSRQRGPVFVTAFNPLCMIITAVMGSIILKEEINLGSVIGAAIIVGGLYFLIWGKSKDEISKAGGSSKGAGELPLTSVTSGQGSGSGKQELRNGNGGGHVFGVETPAANGHY; this is translated from the exons atgggtATGGGGTGGAAAGTTCTGAGCGATGTGAAGCCGTACCTGGCGATGGTGCTGCTGCAGGTGGGGTTCGCCGGCATGTACATCATCGCCGTGGCGTCCCTCAAGGCCGGGATGAGCCACTTCGTCCTCGTCGTCTACCGTAACCTCGTCGCCACCGCCGTCATGGCCCCCTTCGCCCTCTACTTCGAGAG GGGACAGAGGCCAAAGATGACAATCACCATCTTCCTCAAGATCATGGGGCTCGCATTCCTCGA GCCTGTGATTGACCAGAACCTGTACTTCATGGGGGCGAAGCTCACCTCGGCGGGATTCGCGACGGCACTCGTCAACATCCTCCCGGCCGTCACCTTCGTCCTGGCCCTCCTCCTGCGCATGGAGAAGGTGCGGCTGCGGAGCCTCCACAGCCAGGCCAAGATCGCTGGCACGGTCCTCACGGTGGCCGGCGCGGTGCTGATGGTACTGTACCACGGCCCCATCGTGCAGTTCCCGTGGACCAAGGGCCAGCACCACGCCACCGCCAGTGGCCAGGGCGCCGGCGGCGCAGCCGACGCGCGGGACTGGCTGAACGGGACTATCATGGTCATCATCGCCTGCGTGGCCTGGGCGTGCTTCTTCATCCTCCAGTCCAACACCCTCAGGAGCTACCCGGCGGAGCTGTCGCTCACCGTGCTCATCTGCGGCATGGGATCCCTCATGAGCGGCGCCATCGCCCTCGTCGCCGAGCGCGCCAACACTCAGGCCTGGGTTATCGGCTTCGACATGCGCCTCTTCACCGCCGTCTACGCCGGCATAGTGTGCTCCGGCGTGGCATACTACGTGCAGGGCATCGTGTCGAGGCAAAGGGGCCCGGTGTTCGTCACGGCATTCAACCCACTCTGCATGATCATAACCGCCGTCATGGGCTCCATCATTCTCAAGGAGGAGATCAATCTCGGAAG TGTGATTGGTGCAGCTATCATTGTTGGAGGCCTCTACTTTCTCATCTGGGGCAAGAGCAAGGACGAGATCAGCAAAGCCGGCGGCAGCAGCAAGGGCGCCGGCGAGCTGCCCTTAACCTCGGTGACCAGCGGCcagggcagcggcagcggcaagcaaGAGCTCCGCAACGGCAACGGCGGCGGCCATGTCTTCGGCGTGGAGACGCCGGCAGCCAATGGCCACTACTAG